The genome window TATTTTTGATGATCATATTATTCTTGATGTGCAGGGTGTTGGATATACTATTTTTATCCCTAACCGTCTCCATTCTTCTTTACCAGCCATAGGTGGAAGTCTAAGCTTGTTTATCGAAACCCATGTGCGTGAAGAAGCTATTCGCCTTTTTGGCTTTTCAACTAAATCTGAGAAAGAGTGGTTTTGTCTTTTACAAAATGTTCCAGGTGTTGGTGCAAAAGTCGCCTTGGCCCTTTTAGGAACCTTATCAATCAATGACCTCAGCCAAGCGATTACTCTCAATGATATTGCGACAATCAGTCGTACTCCAGGTGTTGGCAAAAAAGTCAGCGAAAGAATTGTAAGTGAGCTCAAAAGCAAAGCTTTTCTCTCTAAAGAAGGTAACAAGAATTTTTCTTTTTCTTTTTCGAATCTCCCTTCAGAAGAGAATCATCAACCGACCAACGATGCTCTTTTAGCTTTAATTAAGCTTGGTTTTGATCATGATCAAGCAGCAACAACTTTGACTTCGGTTCTTTCTTCTCTTAAAGGTGAAACGGTTTCATCGGCACTCCTTGTTCGCCATAGCCTAAAACTTCTTTCCTC of Bartonella sp. JB63 contains these proteins:
- the ruvA gene encoding Holliday junction branch migration protein RuvA; this encodes MIGKLTGILEHIFDDHIILDVQGVGYTIFIPNRLHSSLPAIGGSLSLFIETHVREEAIRLFGFSTKSEKEWFCLLQNVPGVGAKVALALLGTLSINDLSQAITLNDIATISRTPGVGKKVSERIVSELKSKAFLSKEGNKNFSFSFSNLPSEENHQPTNDALLALIKLGFDHDQAATTLTSVLSSLKGETVSSALLVRHSLKLLSSQNQGNNA